From the genome of Capsicum annuum cultivar UCD-10X-F1 chromosome 4, UCD10Xv1.1, whole genome shotgun sequence:
CCCTCGGAGGGTCCTTTCAAGAACCTCTCGAGTCAGTTTTTCATCCACAATGAAGCATTGTGTGgttcttcaagatttagtgtcccGCCATGCCCCACATCATCAAAGCACAGATCAAATAGGAAAATATTgctagttctttttcttttgctcgCAATTGCAGTTGTATTTGTTCCTACGACCTTTGTGCTCCTATGGATAAGGCATAGAACAGGTAAGAGAGCGCCTGCACAAGCTGAGTCATTGTCTACCGTAAGAAGAGAAAGAATTTCATACAATGAATTGCTCCAAGCAACTGATGGGCTTAGCGAGAGTAATCTGATTGGTTTTGGAAGTTTTGGCTCTGTGTACAAAGGTATTCTCAGCAATGGAACTGCCATTGCAGTTAAAGTGTTCAATCTACAAGTGGATGTGGCATTCAAGAGTTTTGATACGGAATGTGAAGTTTTGCGTAGCCTTCGTCATAGGAATCTTGTAAAAGTCATTACTAgttgttccaaccttgattttaaGGCTTTTGTTCTCGAGTATATGCCTAATGGAAGTCTTGAGAAGTATTTGTATTCGCACAACTACTTCCTAGACATCAGGCAGAGGCTAAGCATAATGCTAGATGTAGCATGTGCGTTGGAATATCTTCACCATGGGCGCACGTCGCCTGTAATCCACTGTGATCTGAAGCCTAGTAATGTCTTGCTGGACGAGGATATGGTTGCCCACCTAAGCGACTTCGGCATTTCAAAACTGCTTGGTGAAGATGAGAGTGATTTATACACTAAAACCTTAGCAACATTTGGGtatattgcaccaggtatgtctCTTAGTTTTgctgatttttcctttttttttttaacctccTAGAAAGTATATTGcatctttaaattaattttttggctGTAGAGTATGGACTAGATGGTTTGGTATCTATAAAGTCTGATGTCTATAGTTACGGGATCATGTTGCTGGAAACGTTTACTAGGAGAAAGCCCAACGAGTTTGAGGGAAATCTTAGCTTGAAGCAATGGGTGAATTATTCTCTTCCAGATGCAGTAATGGACGTTGTAGATGCCAACTTGGTAATACCTATGGGTAATCACTTACAGAAAGAGCTAGATGTTATGGCTTCAACCATGAAATTGGCATTAGATTGTTGTGCTGAATCTCCGGCAAGAAGGACAAACATGAAAGATGTTGTTGGGATGCTGCAGAAgatcaagattcaacttcttgCACGTTGAGCATGTTGTTGCAATATGTTATTCCAAATCACttgtttgtttcaatttttttctgaATTGTTGTATTCATATAAGGATTGCTGTTTTGTTTAACACTTGGCTTGTATTTAGAAATGCTAGACGGTTGCTATGAATCTCACTGTTTCCTCTTTATATTATTGTTGCAAAATGGTGGAACTTGTAAATTGAATAACTATAACCAAATTGATCCTCTTGAAAATCTTTGAGCGGATTGAATATGTTTTAGATTCTTAGAGGAATTATCTGTATGAATACCGATAGACAAGTAATATAAATGTTTTACATTGGAAACACTAACAGGACATATAACATCATGACAACAAACATAACGGGCAATGACAAAAAATGCTATATATCATAACGCTATACGATAAAAAATGGCATCTCAGTGCATGAAGCATCTTGCATTCATGCAGGATACGGAGAAGGATCGCCCCCAGGGATAGTAACACAGCCAACCTACCCGACACAAATAGCAATGACTGATTCCACTACTCAAACTCGTGACCTATAGGTCATGTTGCTCCAAAAGTTTACATGACGATAAGTGCAAAAAAACAAAGAGGATAATTTGCATTATCTGTTTACATTCTTTTTTCAATACAATACCTATATGAAACTCTAGTGAAGCAGAAAATCAGGCTCCATTCTTCAAGATTTTCCAAATCAACCAATTAAGACTAGAAAAATTTAATTAAACTTGGAAGATCATGTTGCTGGAAGTTCTAATTTCTTGATTTTCCACTACTTGGAAGATCATGTTGCTGgaaatgatgatgttgatgaagAAACTGGAAATGACGTTGACGATTTGGAAGATCAGTCTCTTGCAGAAAGTGACTCAAAGGATAAAATGTAGAGTTATTTTGTCAATTGTGTTTCTATTATTAGGTGGTGAAGTGCCAACATTTCTTATTACTCCAAAAGTGTGATAATTTTGTCTTTCATTTGAGTCAAGTAACAAGTAATGCTTTTATGATGCATTACTGGTCCTCCCAACACTTGTGCTAAATGGTCCAATTTTCACAACATAATTGGTATATGGCTGTTGCGGAAAGATTGTGGGTTAACTAGAATACAATCTCACAAAAAgcaaatagagaagaaaaataacacaAATTGATGAGTAATATCCTTCTCCGTATATAATAAGTTGGGATCTATCCTTCCCGGCCTAATGATCAGCAAACAAATCAATTGTTATTTGCCCTTTTCTCCCTTCTTTGCTTCCTTGCATTTTCACTTATagaagatgtaaataaagtttgTTATATTCAATAATGATCATAaccatgataataacaatatcaataacatcgtaAATAACCGGATACTCCagataaccaaatacctagccaagcctatgcgtacccccaccgccccagactaggaaggttcaatcaacaaacAATAGCACGagacatattcttcacccatatgtgtgcaaccgtcccataccggctgatagacataggtgcatactgtttataggcgatgcgcatgcaagaatgaatgcaaaataTACCATCAATATTTAAAGCCCCCAATGCTTAATAAATTATTGAAAGTCATTTCAATCCATTAAGAGCCATTTTGACCCCATTTTGATGTCCCATCTTTTTAAAAACCCAACAATTGTTAGTTGCCCTTTTCTCCCTTCTTTGCTTCCTTGCATTTTCTCTTATtgaagatgtaaataaagtttgTTATA
Proteins encoded in this window:
- the LOC107868390 gene encoding receptor kinase-like protein Xa21; this translates as MLPASMANLSTSLRKFVADSCKIQGRILNEVGNLSSLLFLYLSGNNLVGSIPTTIGNMRNLQRFNLSNNKLTGFIGDHICKLQHLGDIYLGQNQLSGSLPNCLGNITSLRVIHLGSNKLSSNIPPSLGNLHDLVVLDLSSNNMVGSLPPEIGNLRAVTKMDLSMNKFSNRIPREIGGLQNLAHLSLRHNKFQGSIPDSMSSMVGLEFLDLSHNNISGIIPKSLEKLHNLKYFNVSVNKLYGEIPSEGPFKNLSSQFFIHNEALCGSSRFSVPPCPTSSKHRSNRKILLVLFLLLAIAVVFVPTTFVLLWIRHRTGKRAPAQAESLSTVRRERISYNELLQATDGLSESNLIGFGSFGSVYKGILSNGTAIAVKVFNLQVDVAFKSFDTECEVLRSLRHRNLVKVITSCSNLDFKAFVLEYMPNGSLEKYLYSHNYFLDIRQRLSIMLDVACALEYLHHGRTSPVIHCDLKPSNVLLDEDMVAHLSDFGISKLLGEDESDLYTKTLATFGYIAPEYGLDGLVSIKSDVYSYGIMLLETFTRRKPNEFEGNLSLKQWVNYSLPDAVMDVVDANLVIPMGNHLQKELDVMASTMKLALDCCAESPARRTNMKDVVGMLQKIKIQLLAR